Below is a window of Planctomycetota bacterium DNA.
TCCGGCGCGTTTGGGTTGTCAAGAGTTCCCGGCGCGTCTTCGAAAACTTCCCGGACAAAAATTCATGAATGCGATGACGGCGAAACTCTAGTCCCAAAAGAAAACAATCTTGCGAATCGATAGACTTTGAAACTTGCATTTTGGGTCTGAATCTTATGGTGCAGGACTCGAATGGAATCCCTTACAGAAAAGCAAATCGTGGAAGACAAGAATTTTCGGGTCAGTTATCTCGCGCTGCAGGCGGTTCATGAAGGCATCCTGATCAGCGATGCCGACGGCCGCATCACCATGGTCAACGACGCATTCCTCAAGATCACCGGCTACGGCAAGTCGGAGATTCTGGGTCAGACCTGCGCTTTCATCCAGGGACCGGGAACAGATCCCCGGACCCGCGCGTTGATCCGCGAGGCCCGCGAGAACCGGGAGAAATTCAATGGCGAGATCCTCAATTATCGCAAGGACGGCACCACCTTCTGGAACGACCTCTCCATTTCGCCGGTGCTCGACCGGCAGGGCCAGCTCATCCATTTCATCGGCATCACGCGGGATGTCACCGAACGCAAGCGGCTGGAGGACGCCCGGGAAGCGGCCCTGGGGCTGCTTCAGAAGATCACCAGCCAGGTGCCCGGCGTGGTCTATCAGTTTCGACTGCGCCCCGACGGCAGCTACTGTTTTCCGTTTTCCAGCAAGGCCCTGCATGACATGTACCGGCTCACCCCCGAGGAGATTCGCGAGGATGGTGCCAAAATGTTCAACGTGGTTCACGTGGACGATCGCTATGGCTTCATGGCTTCCATACAGAAGTCCGCGCTGGAGTTGACGCCGTGGATTCAGGAGTACCGCGTGCAGTTCGAGGACGGCGCGGTGCGCTGGCTCTTCGGCAATTCGCTTCCGCAGAAGGAGGCGGATGGCTCGGTGCTCTGGCATGGATTCGTCACCGACATCACTGAGCGCAAGCAGATGCGCGAGCGGGTGAGCAAGCTCGCCTTCCACGACGCGCTCACCGGCTTGTCCAATCGGAATCTCTTCTACGACCGACTGAGCCAGGCGCTGGCCGCCAGCAATCGCAGCGGCCACTACGGAGCGGTGCTCTTCATCGACCAGGACAAGTTCAAGCCGCTCAACGACATGCATGGGCATGCGGCCGGTGATGCGCTGCTGATCGAGATGGCCCAGCGGCTGAAGCGGTGCGTCCGCGAATCGGACACCGTGGCGCGGTTCGGCGGCGACGAGTTCGTGGTGATCCTGGACGGATTCAGCGACGACCAGAGCGAATCAACCGATCAGGCCCGGGGCGTCGCGGAGAAAATCTGCGCCGCGCTGCATGAGCCCTACACCCTCACCATCAAGCAGGAGGGTCAGCCCGAGGAGACCATCGAGCATCTCGGCACGGCCAGCATCGGCGTGGCCATGTTCCTGGACAAGACCGACAGCCAGGAGAGCATCCTCAAGCGGGCTGACATGGCCATGTACCAGGCCAAACGGCAGGGCGGCGGCATGATTTGCTTCGACAAGTCAAGAGTGCTGGCGCTGGATGCCTCGGTGGCTCAGACCGCCGGCGCCTGATCCTTCGTGCGGGTGATCTGCGGTGGTTATCCGTGCGGATGAAGCGGGCTACGGCAAGTGCATGCGGTCGTAGATGGCATCGAGCAATGATGTGCCCGGCTGCGTCGCGTCCTCGCTCAGCTCCCAGAACATCACGCCGCCCAGCGACTCCTGATTCGCGAAGTCCACCTTGGCGCGCATCGACTCGGGATCGTCGTAGGTGATGAATTGCTTCTTGGCTGCGGAGTACAGGTAGGGCACCTTCGCCTGCGCATTCCAGTGGCGCGTGTATCCGCCCGCGCCCGTGAACACGCCATTGCTGTAGGTCAGCACGCCGCTGCTGAAGAGCGTGTTGTAGGGAAACTCCGTCTCGCCCAGCGCAGGTGAGGTCGCCTCCGTGCCGGACTGGCCCAGGCCGTCGCCGTTCGGCCCCGGATTGACGTTGTTCCAGCCGCGCCCGTAAAAGGGCATGCCCACAACGATCTTTGACGCGGGCACGCCGGCGTGGCCGTTGAGCCCGTTCCGGTAGTTGCCGATCGCGCCGCTGACCGACCACATCGCCGCATAGGGCGTCGGATCGACATTCACCATCGGCGAGTTGAGCCCGGTGTAGGAATCCCATCCGCCGTGGAAGTCATAGCTCATGACGTTGATCCAGTCCACGATGGATGCGATGGCCGCAGGATCGATATCCGCGATGTGCGCATCACCGGCCGGCGCCGCGATGGAAAGGTAGTACGTGTGGCCGTCGAGTGCGGACTGCTGGTTCATCCGGCTGCGCAGCGCCTGCAGCAGCAGCAGGTAGTTGGCGCCGTCGGTGGCTCGGTCGGCCGGAACGTCGCCGTCAAATCCGCCTCCGCCGGGATATTCCCAGTCGATGTCGATGCCGTCGAAGCCGTAGCGGGCCATGACGTACACCGCCGACTTGGCGAAGTCGGCGCGCTTCTGCGCGTCGCGCACGATGGAGAAGAAGGGCGCCGAAAGCGTCCAGCCGCCGATGGAAATCATCGTGCGAAGCTTGCTGTGCGAGTTCTTCAGGTCGCGCAGCTGGGCGAAGTTGCTCCCTTCGCGGTAGGCCGGTGACATGGTCAATGCTTCCGCGCCGCTGTTGGCGCCGGTGTCCGCCCACTCGTCGAAGAGACCCACGCCGGCGCTGAGCGCGGGACCCGCCGGCTGCTGAAGGAAATTGGCGTAGTCGGTGTAGGTCCAGCCGCGGTACCACGACACGGTGCGGTTCCATGCGGCGGGCATGGTGCGGTCCAGCGGAATCAGGAAGGCGTAGTTGACCACGTTGATTCGATCGGCGCGGATCTGAGTCACGGGAAAATTCTTCTGGTAGATGCCCCAGTTCGGGTAGTAGCCGACGATCTTCCGTTGCTCCACCGTGGGCATCTTGGTGTAGTCGGCCGGGTCGATGACAGGCGTGCACGGGCCAAACGAAAGAAGGACCAGGCCCGCATCGCCACCATCCACTTCGCCGGAGGCGTCGAGATCGGCGCGGCATCCAGGGCAGGGGCCGAAGTCCAGCAGCACCAATCCGATGTCGCCGCCATCCACCTCGCCGGAGCCGTCGAGATCGGCGGGGCAGTTGGGGTTGTTGCCGCCACCACCGCCACTACCACCGTCCGCGCTGAACACCACATTGGTTGGTGCAACGCCCGGCGTGGACGTGGTGTAGATGCAGCCGATTTCCGCCGAAGCGCCCGGCGCCAGCACGCCGTTCCAGCCGGCATTGACCACCGTGTAGTGATTGCCGACATGGCTCTGAATGGAGCCGTTCCAGAGGCTGGTGATGTTGGCGTTCCAGTCGAATTGCAACGTCCAGCTTGAGGTGGAGAGAGCGGTGGAGTTGGTCACGGAGAACGCGCCCTGACCGCCGGTGGTCCATTGATCGGTAAAGGTGAATGTGGTGGCGGCCAGCGCGGTGCGTGCAAGCAGCAAAAGCGCGAACGCACTTACAGCGAGGCGGTTCGTTTGCATGGTGATGGGCCTTCTTGGGGTGGGGTTCTCTTGGGCATAACTCAACCGCAATCAACACCTACACACGGGGTTCTCTACGGATAGGGGGGTAAAAATGTTGCATTTCAAGTAATGCTTGGGGGAAATCCCGCCGATGTCGCCTAGATCGCCCAAACCACTTTTGGGGCTTCAACCATCAGGAGCAATCTTCGTGGCACAAATTTCGGATCTGACTCAAGAGCAACTCAATCAGCAACTGCAGCGATACCTCAAGAAGGCCGACATCGTCGGGACCGAGGATGAGCGCATTCGCTGCAGGCACATTGTGCAGCGGTTGCGCACGGAGATTTCGAAACGCCAGCATCCGATCGTCTCGCAGGAACATGCATCGCAGGAGTCATCCGGAGGCGAGGGCGACGCTTGCTTTGACCAAGCCGTCATGATCCTCAAGAGCGGCCACACCGACGAGGCGTGCAAGGGCTTTCAATCCCTCGTGAAGCGAGATCCAAAGTCTGCCGACGCCTGGGCCGGGCTCGCCATCTGCAGGCTCTACCAACTCGCGAAGGGCAAGAACATGGAGGACGTGATGTTCGCATTTGCCCAGGCGAAGAAGTTTCGACTTCACCGAGCCAAAGATGTTGATCGCCTTGTGCTCACGCATGCCTCCTGTGTCGTCAAAACTTATTACACGGTGCTTTCGCGGAGCTTGGCCACGGCCAAGGCGGATCCCATCAAGGCCGCGCCTGAGGGCTTGACGGCAACCGCTCCTGCGGTCGAAGGTGCTCGATTTGTCACCAACTCATTTTCGCAACTCGCAACGGTCGGCGCCGGCGGAGCGGGCATCGCCCTTGACGGGTTCTCGGCCATGACCGACATGAAAATGCTTCAAGCCACCGTGCTGGGCCTCGTCATTTCAATCAGCGCTTCCGTGAATGCATTTGTCAATGTGTCCGTGCCCGAGTATCGCGAATTCAAAAAACTTCTTGACCTGATTGAGTCCCCCACAATCCTTTTTGAAAAGCCGGAACTGAAGGGATCCGTCGAACCGGGCTTTGATGTGCTGCTCGGCATCGGGATCGTGTTTGCGCCATTCCTTTTTGCCTGGTGGACGCTGCGCAAGGGGTACACGTCAATCTCTCGCGTCGCTGCGTTCGCATGGATGGTCATGTTTCTGGCCATTTTCACGGTACGAAACAGCCACTGAGAAGTGTGTCGAGGCGGGCGGCGAGGTGTCGGCGTTCTCGCCGTGTTCCAGCGGGCGCGACTCAAGATACTCTTAAGCCATGGCCACCAAAATGAGTTCGATGGCGTCCTTTGCCTTCGCGCAGTTCCTCATCGCATCGTTCATCGCATGTGCCTGCACTAACAGCACCGCGACCGAGCACGCGACGGGACTCTCGGACAAAAACGCCATCCTTGACACCTTTCATTGGACCCCGATCTTCAACGGCAAGAATCTCGACGGCTGGACGCAGTTTCCGCCGGCCGCAGCCATCACGCCGCCTGCAACTCCGGCTCCCGCGTCCGCGCCGCCCCCAACCTGGTCCGTGCTCGACGGCGTCCTCCGCACCACCGGCACACCCGTGGGCTACATCGCCACCACCGCGCTCTACACCGACTTCGAACTTGAGCTCGAGTGGCGCTTCGATCCCGCCAAGGGCGCGGGCAATAGCGGCGTGCTTCTGCGCGTGCAGAACCCGGATAAAGTCTGGCCCGCATGCCTGGAGGCTCAGCTTCAATCGGGCAGCGCCGGCGACATCTGGAACATCGGCAACTTTGCCGCCACGGTCGACCCCTCGCGCACCGACGGCCGCCACACCACGCGCATCGGCGAGAGTAATGAGCTGGCGCTGGGCCAGTGGAACAAGTATCGAATCGTGATGGATGGCGGTTGGCTCTCGCTGTGGGTCAACGGCAAA
It encodes the following:
- a CDS encoding cellulose binding domain-containing protein, producing MQTNRLAVSAFALLLLARTALAATTFTFTDQWTTGGQGAFSVTNSTALSTSSWTLQFDWNANITSLWNGSIQSHVGNHYTVVNAGWNGVLAPGASAEIGCIYTTSTPGVAPTNVVFSADGGSGGGGGNNPNCPADLDGSGEVDGGDIGLVLLDFGPCPGCRADLDASGEVDGGDAGLVLLSFGPCTPVIDPADYTKMPTVEQRKIVGYYPNWGIYQKNFPVTQIRADRINVVNYAFLIPLDRTMPAAWNRTVSWYRGWTYTDYANFLQQPAGPALSAGVGLFDEWADTGANSGAEALTMSPAYREGSNFAQLRDLKNSHSKLRTMISIGGWTLSAPFFSIVRDAQKRADFAKSAVYVMARYGFDGIDIDWEYPGGGGFDGDVPADRATDGANYLLLLQALRSRMNQQSALDGHTYYLSIAAPAGDAHIADIDPAAIASIVDWINVMSYDFHGGWDSYTGLNSPMVNVDPTPYAAMWSVSGAIGNYRNGLNGHAGVPASKIVVGMPFYGRGWNNVNPGPNGDGLGQSGTEATSPALGETEFPYNTLFSSGVLTYSNGVFTGAGGYTRHWNAQAKVPYLYSAAKKQFITYDDPESMRAKVDFANQESLGGVMFWELSEDATQPGTSLLDAIYDRMHLP
- a CDS encoding DUF1080 domain-containing protein, whose amino-acid sequence is MATKMSSMASFAFAQFLIASFIACACTNSTATEHATGLSDKNAILDTFHWTPIFNGKNLDGWTQFPPAAAITPPATPAPASAPPPTWSVLDGVLRTTGTPVGYIATTALYTDFELELEWRFDPAKGAGNSGVLLRVQNPDKVWPACLEAQLQSGSAGDIWNIGNFAATVDPSRTDGRHTTRIGESNELALGQWNKYRIVMDGGWLSLWVNGKLQNVATGVQRVAGRIALQSEGAWIEFRDIRVRPLISK
- a CDS encoding diguanylate cyclase, encoding MEDKNFRVSYLALQAVHEGILISDADGRITMVNDAFLKITGYGKSEILGQTCAFIQGPGTDPRTRALIREARENREKFNGEILNYRKDGTTFWNDLSISPVLDRQGQLIHFIGITRDVTERKRLEDAREAALGLLQKITSQVPGVVYQFRLRPDGSYCFPFSSKALHDMYRLTPEEIREDGAKMFNVVHVDDRYGFMASIQKSALELTPWIQEYRVQFEDGAVRWLFGNSLPQKEADGSVLWHGFVTDITERKQMRERVSKLAFHDALTGLSNRNLFYDRLSQALAASNRSGHYGAVLFIDQDKFKPLNDMHGHAAGDALLIEMAQRLKRCVRESDTVARFGGDEFVVILDGFSDDQSESTDQARGVAEKICAALHEPYTLTIKQEGQPEETIEHLGTASIGVAMFLDKTDSQESILKRADMAMYQAKRQGGGMICFDKSRVLALDASVAQTAGA